A genomic region of Arachis hypogaea cultivar Tifrunner chromosome 5, arahy.Tifrunner.gnm2.J5K5, whole genome shotgun sequence contains the following coding sequences:
- the LOC140184798 gene encoding secreted RxLR effector protein 161-like yields the protein MEHSKPVSTPVEEKFKLLREDKRGAVNPTYYKSLIGSLRYLTATRPDIVFGVGLLSRFMEKPCTNHLQAAKRILRYIKGTLNDGIYYENTIEVNLVGYTDSDWAGDIETRKSTSGFVFHLGSGAISWSSKKQPVVVLFTAEAEYIAAASCATQAVWLRRILEELNEKQSTPTTIFCDNKSAIALCKNPVFHGRSKHIDIRVHKIRELVNEKEVVVEYCATEEQVADIFTKPLKTELFYKLKKMLGMINSTA from the coding sequence aTGGAGCACTCAAAACCAGTTTCTACTCCAGTCGAAGAGAAGTTCAAATTGCTGAGAGAAGATAAAAGAGGAGCAGTAAATCCCACATACTACAAAAGCTTGattggaagtctaaggtacttgACTGCGACTAGACCAGATATTGTGTTTGGAGTTGGTTTACTTAGCAGATTCATGGAGAAACCTTGTACCAACCATTTGCAAGCGGCAAAAAGAATTCTTCGATATATCAAAGGTACTTTAAATGATggtatttattatgaaaatactATTGAAGTGAATCTTGTCGGTTACACTGATAGTGATTGGGCTGGAGatatagaaacaagaaaaagtacttCAGGGTTCGTATTTCATCTTGGTTCTGGTGCAATTTCTTGGTCTTCAAAGAAACAACCAGTAGTTGTTCTCTTTACAGCAGAAGCAGAATATATAGCAGCAGCAAGTTGTGCAACACAAGCAGTTTGGCTAAGAAGAATTCTTGAGGAATTGAACGAGAAACAAAgtactccaacaacaatatttTGTGATAACAAGTCAGCTATTGCACTTTGCAAAAATCCAGTATTTCATGGAAGATCGAAGCATATTGATATTCGGGTTCACAAAATCAGAGAGTTAGTGAACGAAAAAGAAGTTGTGGTCGAGTACTGTgcaactgaagaacaagttgcagaTATATTTACAAAGCCATTAAAAACAGagttattttacaaattaaaaaagatGCTTGGAATGATAAACTCTACAGCTTGA
- the LOC140184550 gene encoding uncharacterized protein: MDPNKKPEEAAATSEMDKGKRPASSSEEESSEEEPTPRHSDLVTDAAETAARLIVEAEFKEKVAELAAMRMHIARNLAEESQIRLKVLTELRDKTLRGEKVKLNWLPLKDDQDGDDKDKDK, translated from the exons ATGGATCCAAATAAGAAACCAGAGGAAGCAGCAGCAACGTCAGAAATGGATAAGGGTAAGAGGCCAGCATCATCATCAGAAGAAGAATCATCAGAAGAAGAACCAACACCAAGACACAGTGATCTGGTGACGGATGCTGCGGAAACCGCGGCCAGATTAATTGTTGAAGCAGAGTTCAAAGAAAAGGTGGCCGAACTAGCAGCCATGCGTATGCACATAGCACGAAATCTTGCTGAAGAATCCCAAATACGCTTAAAAGTTCTCACAGAGTTGCGGGATAAAA CTTTGCGTGGGGAAAAAGTCAAACTCAACTGGCTTCCTTTGAAGGATGATCAGGACGGCGacgataaagataaagataaatag